Proteins found in one Gardnerella vaginalis ATCC 14018 = JCM 11026 genomic segment:
- a CDS encoding 50S ribosomal protein L25/general stress protein Ctc, producing the protein MATKITLEGEVRNEFGKGVARRLRVANLIPASIYAGGAEPVHVTLPMRETTLSLRHANALFTIKFGNESRIAVVKDVQRNPVKRIVEHIDFYEVKAGEKIDVEVPVFVEGTPKGAAVAFVDVQELKVRADVANLPERLVVNVDGLTDGTKVFAKDVKLPEGVVLDMDGEESVVSVTVPEDAATEETAAAPAADAAAPAAEAPAAE; encoded by the coding sequence ATGGCTACAAAGATTACACTTGAAGGCGAAGTTCGCAATGAATTCGGTAAGGGCGTTGCTCGCCGTTTGCGTGTTGCCAATTTGATTCCAGCCAGCATTTACGCTGGTGGTGCTGAACCTGTACACGTGACTCTTCCAATGAGGGAGACTACTCTTTCTCTTCGTCACGCAAACGCTTTGTTCACTATTAAGTTCGGCAATGAGTCACGAATCGCAGTTGTTAAGGACGTTCAGCGCAACCCTGTTAAGCGCATCGTTGAGCACATTGACTTCTACGAAGTTAAGGCTGGCGAAAAGATTGACGTTGAGGTGCCAGTGTTTGTTGAAGGCACTCCAAAGGGTGCTGCTGTTGCATTCGTAGACGTTCAGGAGCTTAAGGTTCGCGCAGACGTTGCCAACTTGCCAGAGCGCTTGGTGGTTAATGTTGACGGCTTGACCGATGGCACCAAGGTGTTTGCTAAAGATGTTAAGCTTCCTGAGGGCGTTGTGCTCGACATGGATGGCGAAGAGTCTGTTGTTAGCGTTACTGTTCCAGAAGATGCTGCTACAGAAGAGACAGCTGCCGCTCCTGCTGCCGATGCTGCCGCTCCTGCTGCAGAAGCTCCTGCAGCCGAGTAA
- a CDS encoding AMP-dependent synthetase/ligase: protein MSVLNTLQQQAFNLARKALQIGSNFAHPVSDDIAGEPDYSIPQDQQDGSQNKQNNLLQQNQYLPRVDEWGSQLQTTTFLDPQTGLLTTKTDGNPPLDEGTSIYDLYADRAARMGDDPLYTYKENDEWVTKTANQFLTEVRKAAKGLIHYGLRKGDAVALMCKTSYEWDVVDAAVMACGGVLATIYDTDSAEQIRNIVNNSDSRFLIVGTTEMKDKADGAIEECPSLERIICIETGGLAELQAFEYSVSDEELDERIDSVKKTDLCSIVYTSGSTAAPKGVEMTHEHYCTTALNLPTYLPDLLSEPNGSVLLFLPQAHSFARAINYIVVASTLRIYIAQGITTLISDLQVAKPTVMIVVPRVLEKVYNAASQKAGHGAKGLAFQGAVVTAQQYMKEVQDSGDAKALTKARRAAYDPLVYRPIRQALGGRARWIVAGGAPLDPELLAFFRGAGVPVYEGYGLTETTAPCAFTPIGVPFREGSVGIAFPAFTLRIAKDGEVQIKGTCVFKKYHKNEEATETSFTEDGWYATGDLGRIDDDGMLYITGRKKDLIITAGGKNVAPGPIEEVIKRCELVSQALVLGDKRPFISALVTLDEEILRNWLKTKGLDETMSMEDAANNAVVRAEIQKFVDIANEDVSRAESVRKFIILPEEFTQENGLMTASMKIIRPRVIKKYANLLNTQMYTIRKK, encoded by the coding sequence GTGTCCGTCCTAAATACACTCCAGCAGCAAGCTTTCAATCTTGCTCGTAAGGCTTTGCAAATTGGCAGCAACTTCGCGCACCCAGTAAGCGACGACATCGCAGGAGAACCAGACTATTCTATTCCACAAGATCAGCAAGACGGATCACAGAATAAACAGAATAATCTGCTTCAGCAAAATCAGTATCTTCCACGAGTAGACGAATGGGGTTCTCAACTACAAACCACCACTTTCCTAGACCCACAAACTGGCTTGCTAACCACAAAAACGGACGGAAATCCGCCATTAGACGAAGGCACAAGCATCTACGACTTGTATGCAGACAGGGCAGCAAGAATGGGAGATGATCCACTTTACACATACAAAGAAAACGATGAATGGGTTACAAAAACAGCCAACCAGTTCCTTACAGAAGTTAGAAAAGCCGCAAAAGGCTTGATTCACTATGGATTGCGCAAAGGCGACGCTGTTGCGTTAATGTGCAAAACCTCGTATGAGTGGGATGTTGTTGATGCTGCAGTTATGGCTTGCGGAGGCGTGTTGGCTACAATTTACGATACGGATTCTGCCGAGCAAATTCGCAACATTGTAAACAACTCCGACTCGCGCTTTTTGATTGTTGGCACAACTGAAATGAAAGACAAGGCAGATGGAGCTATTGAAGAATGCCCAAGCCTTGAGCGCATTATTTGCATAGAAACAGGCGGATTGGCGGAACTACAAGCCTTTGAATACTCCGTTAGCGACGAAGAACTAGACGAGCGAATTGACTCGGTTAAAAAAACCGACTTGTGCTCTATTGTGTACACTTCTGGCTCTACGGCTGCGCCAAAAGGCGTGGAAATGACGCATGAGCATTACTGCACAACCGCGTTAAACTTGCCAACTTACTTGCCGGACTTGCTTAGCGAGCCTAACGGTTCTGTGCTTCTATTCTTACCTCAAGCCCATTCGTTTGCGCGTGCAATCAACTATATTGTTGTTGCTAGCACGCTTAGAATCTACATTGCGCAAGGCATTACAACGCTTATATCTGACCTTCAAGTCGCAAAACCAACAGTTATGATTGTTGTTCCTCGTGTGCTCGAAAAAGTGTATAATGCGGCTTCGCAAAAGGCAGGTCATGGTGCTAAGGGACTTGCTTTCCAGGGTGCTGTTGTTACAGCTCAGCAATACATGAAGGAAGTACAGGATTCTGGAGACGCTAAGGCGCTAACAAAGGCTCGCCGCGCTGCTTACGATCCACTGGTTTACCGCCCGATTCGCCAAGCGCTTGGTGGGCGTGCGCGCTGGATTGTTGCTGGCGGTGCACCACTGGATCCAGAGCTGCTAGCGTTCTTCCGCGGCGCAGGCGTGCCAGTTTACGAGGGCTATGGTCTTACGGAAACCACTGCCCCGTGCGCGTTTACTCCTATTGGCGTTCCATTCCGTGAAGGCTCTGTTGGCATTGCTTTCCCAGCTTTCACTTTGCGAATTGCTAAAGATGGCGAAGTGCAAATTAAGGGCACTTGCGTGTTTAAGAAGTATCACAAGAATGAAGAGGCGACAGAAACTTCGTTTACAGAAGACGGATGGTATGCTACTGGCGATTTGGGTCGCATTGACGACGATGGCATGCTTTACATTACTGGTCGCAAGAAGGACTTGATTATTACTGCCGGCGGCAAGAATGTGGCTCCGGGTCCTATTGAAGAAGTGATTAAGCGTTGCGAACTTGTATCTCAAGCTCTTGTTCTTGGAGATAAAAGACCATTTATATCTGCTCTTGTGACTTTAGACGAGGAGATTTTACGCAATTGGCTTAAGACCAAGGGCTTGGACGAGACTATGAGCATGGAAGACGCCGCAAATAACGCGGTTGTGCGCGCGGAAATCCAAAAGTTTGTGGATATTGCAAACGAGGACGTATCGCGCGCGGAATCTGTGCGAAAGTTCATTATTCTGCCAGAAGAGTTTACTCAAGAAAACGGTTTGATGACGGCTTCTATGAAGATTATCCGCCCGCGCGTTATTAAGAAATACGCTAATCTGCTTAACACGCAAATGTATACGATTCGCAAGAAGTAG
- a CDS encoding coiled-coil domain-containing protein codes for MNAKIAAAISLGASSLALFAMANVANADVVNQNSDNANVEINANHENPDPQEAKANELAREAEKLELETKTEVGKADEAVKNANSNLAKVNKKVEDASKKASEAIEAKNQAEKDAEDAKKQDAEAKEKVDAAQKIVDEAEKIKENAQLAASNAENAKKQAETQLEQNQNELQNAQKAVDEAKTNLNEENKNLNAAKENLEKEKSSYTSLVESAKSLEEAKKKTDNELKDKETELKEKQAQLEQLKKSDSALSNTDLEKVKQIAKEKESVYKQAQEKVTKIKETLATSTQKINKTSEELESKEKELEKIGDYKKLVESYKNLDNLRGKADAAEKVYDAESKNDSNTENSLEKKSDFYKFLQYVINTEKAKENNKNEDLIADAERAQKILKGESYVIPGQEFQDGSYKEAQTIEAPTWYEDIVKPGLGRVGSADSLQNMKEAAEYYDALNEYRRNDNNALQNVNVRLSLIAESIVHSFYSAAINNHAVNHEKYDNASVMDTTPYKTAENLAWGDYDGHKNGRMKYSNNDCKVLDDGKTSCSKQIKTQSTEPKPTDNKWNALDGWYTIEKNRYEEARDTGIFYTFNGDTKIENKLSEAGKQFLRDNQYDFGMKLSQNPNTRLFEENDENGKLTNLFSLSVGHYTTFARKDISAGGFAEGDLYIQEMTRPSGGKQETVTKNEDVAVWHGSNEYSISVAKYKELLDGYENSLKQEKAAGSASEDADEIVKLQKLNAEANKANANLFEAKYNLRKVQYDLNLPDKKSAKGLKEQELEHVKAEKEKANNEAKKYGDPNADWGIEENAAIAKKLAQQWQTKYTHLNGKVKTLSSSIDAANAKNLPNKIALDAFTNAAYDFDSAKNELKKSQEEFAKLTIEAKKYENEYKVASTNVEEAEKQSQLTGEAKQAKIREFEESVKQLKSTKDDLQIKANDAAKNLAEANEKVTKQDETVDSVTRLLDSARNRVSEAEKQFNLANKTKEKAEQKVAETQSQVNKAQKQIEDASQQIDSANRKVTEAQKQVQDAEQQVAAATEVKNKADATKSNTTKLVSDAAAKAAQAKQKANEAKSAIEQAQRITKEAQSQFESAKKKAENVKMQVLQAKQKVAELHEKVKTLLAGAKNNVIERYNATFAAVNQSFNNFENTLILRFTTLDAVEQSLNESTSTLDKTLKDVNSLVTSDNENNGDGGNNGGNNESPTVPQTNPSHDASTDLTPAPTPSKEVESGNANQNTGSTSATQNNTSNSTSSSESFENYYNQYLAGYANNLFGNEQLGFHAAIPAAQSQSANDANGANGANAQNDNGVAANNVAGAAHTNTLSASSANRIAAALASGSKAAAKDLAKDLAKAQDAAKDSAAKSESNKDNAKNDAKDSAKSKSKSESKNDSKSESSESKDESKNAQASGGAQDGAQSASNNTTLKVVAALAAVVAGIAAIGGGTYFARHRRP; via the coding sequence ATGAATGCTAAAATCGCAGCCGCTATATCTTTAGGCGCAAGTTCACTGGCATTATTCGCAATGGCAAATGTGGCAAATGCCGATGTTGTAAATCAAAACTCAGATAATGCAAATGTTGAAATTAATGCTAATCATGAGAATCCTGATCCACAGGAAGCTAAAGCAAATGAACTCGCAAGAGAAGCTGAAAAGCTTGAGTTAGAAACCAAAACAGAAGTAGGCAAAGCCGATGAAGCTGTTAAAAACGCAAATAGCAATCTTGCAAAAGTAAATAAAAAAGTAGAAGACGCATCCAAAAAAGCATCCGAAGCTATAGAAGCGAAAAATCAAGCAGAAAAAGATGCAGAGGATGCAAAGAAGCAAGATGCAGAAGCTAAAGAAAAAGTAGATGCAGCTCAAAAGATAGTTGACGAAGCCGAAAAAATTAAAGAAAATGCACAATTAGCGGCAAGTAACGCCGAAAATGCAAAGAAGCAAGCAGAAACACAACTTGAACAAAATCAAAACGAACTACAAAATGCCCAAAAAGCTGTAGATGAAGCAAAAACAAATCTGAATGAAGAAAACAAGAATCTAAACGCAGCTAAAGAAAATCTTGAAAAAGAAAAGTCATCTTATACCTCTTTAGTTGAAAGCGCAAAATCTCTTGAAGAAGCAAAGAAGAAAACAGATAATGAGCTTAAAGACAAAGAAACAGAATTAAAAGAAAAACAAGCACAGTTAGAGCAACTTAAAAAGTCTGATTCTGCTTTAAGCAATACGGATTTGGAAAAAGTAAAACAAATTGCTAAAGAGAAAGAATCCGTTTATAAGCAAGCTCAAGAAAAAGTAACAAAAATTAAAGAAACGCTTGCTACAAGTACCCAGAAAATTAACAAAACAAGTGAAGAACTAGAATCTAAAGAAAAAGAACTAGAAAAAATCGGTGATTACAAAAAGCTAGTTGAATCTTACAAAAACTTAGACAATCTTAGAGGAAAAGCAGATGCAGCAGAAAAAGTCTACGATGCTGAAAGCAAAAATGATTCTAATACAGAAAATTCATTAGAGAAGAAGTCTGACTTCTACAAGTTCTTGCAATATGTGATTAACACTGAAAAAGCTAAGGAAAATAACAAAAACGAAGATCTTATTGCAGACGCTGAGCGCGCGCAGAAAATTCTTAAAGGCGAATCATATGTGATTCCAGGGCAAGAATTCCAAGATGGATCGTATAAAGAAGCACAAACAATAGAAGCTCCAACGTGGTATGAAGATATTGTAAAACCTGGGCTTGGTAGAGTTGGCAGCGCTGACTCTTTGCAAAACATGAAGGAAGCCGCTGAGTATTATGATGCTTTAAATGAGTACAGAAGAAACGATAACAACGCGTTGCAAAATGTAAACGTGCGTTTAAGCTTGATTGCCGAAAGCATTGTGCATTCCTTCTACTCTGCTGCTATTAATAATCATGCAGTAAACCATGAAAAGTATGATAACGCTAGTGTTATGGACACTACACCGTACAAAACTGCAGAAAATCTTGCGTGGGGAGATTACGACGGGCATAAAAATGGTCGAATGAAATATTCAAATAACGATTGCAAAGTTCTAGACGACGGTAAAACTTCATGCTCAAAGCAAATTAAAACGCAAAGCACGGAACCTAAACCTACAGATAATAAGTGGAATGCCTTAGACGGCTGGTATACGATTGAAAAGAATCGCTATGAAGAGGCTAGAGATACAGGAATCTTCTATACATTCAATGGCGATACAAAGATTGAAAACAAGCTTTCTGAAGCTGGTAAGCAATTCCTTAGGGACAATCAATATGATTTTGGAATGAAATTAAGCCAAAATCCAAACACAAGATTATTCGAAGAAAATGACGAAAATGGCAAGCTAACTAATTTATTTAGTCTTTCCGTAGGTCATTACACTACTTTTGCTAGAAAAGATATAAGTGCTGGCGGTTTCGCAGAAGGCGATTTATATATTCAAGAAATGACTAGACCTTCTGGCGGGAAACAAGAAACTGTTACAAAAAATGAAGATGTTGCTGTGTGGCACGGAAGCAATGAATATTCGATTAGCGTTGCCAAATATAAAGAGCTTCTTGATGGTTATGAGAACAGTCTAAAACAAGAAAAAGCTGCTGGAAGCGCCTCTGAAGATGCAGATGAAATCGTTAAATTGCAAAAGCTGAATGCTGAAGCAAATAAAGCAAATGCAAATTTGTTTGAAGCTAAGTACAATCTTCGAAAAGTACAATACGATTTGAATTTGCCAGACAAAAAGAGCGCTAAGGGGCTAAAAGAACAAGAATTAGAACATGTAAAAGCCGAGAAAGAAAAAGCAAATAATGAAGCTAAAAAATATGGCGACCCTAACGCAGACTGGGGAATCGAAGAAAATGCAGCTATTGCAAAAAAGCTTGCTCAGCAGTGGCAAACAAAGTACACGCATCTAAATGGAAAGGTTAAAACTCTTAGTAGCTCAATAGATGCTGCGAATGCTAAGAACTTACCAAATAAAATCGCCTTGGATGCTTTCACAAATGCTGCATACGATTTTGATAGCGCTAAGAACGAGTTAAAAAAATCTCAAGAAGAATTTGCAAAGCTCACTATTGAAGCAAAGAAATACGAGAATGAGTATAAAGTTGCAAGCACAAATGTAGAAGAAGCCGAGAAACAATCTCAGTTAACTGGTGAAGCAAAGCAAGCTAAAATCAGGGAGTTTGAAGAATCTGTAAAGCAACTCAAATCTACTAAAGACGATTTGCAAATCAAAGCTAATGATGCTGCTAAAAACTTGGCAGAAGCCAACGAGAAGGTCACGAAACAAGATGAAACTGTTGATAGTGTCACACGGTTGCTTGATTCTGCTCGTAACAGAGTTAGTGAAGCAGAGAAACAATTCAATCTTGCAAACAAAACTAAGGAAAAAGCTGAACAGAAAGTTGCGGAAACTCAAAGCCAAGTTAACAAAGCACAGAAGCAAATTGAAGATGCAAGCCAACAAATTGATTCTGCTAACAGAAAAGTTACAGAAGCTCAAAAGCAAGTTCAAGATGCTGAACAGCAGGTAGCTGCAGCAACCGAAGTTAAGAATAAAGCTGATGCTACTAAGTCGAATACAACTAAGTTAGTATCTGATGCTGCTGCTAAAGCCGCTCAAGCTAAGCAAAAAGCTAATGAAGCAAAGTCTGCTATTGAGCAAGCACAACGCATTACAAAAGAAGCTCAAAGCCAATTTGAATCAGCAAAGAAAAAGGCTGAAAACGTTAAAATGCAAGTTTTGCAAGCAAAGCAAAAAGTTGCTGAATTGCATGAGAAAGTTAAGACGCTTTTGGCTGGAGCTAAAAATAACGTAATTGAAAGGTACAACGCTACTTTTGCTGCCGTAAATCAAAGCTTCAATAATTTTGAGAATACGCTTATTCTTCGTTTTACAACGCTTGATGCAGTGGAACAGTCTCTTAATGAATCTACTAGTACTTTAGATAAGACTTTAAAGGACGTAAATTCGCTGGTGACTTCAGATAATGAGAATAATGGTGATGGTGGCAATAATGGTGGTAATAATGAATCTCCAACAGTGCCACAAACAAATCCGTCTCATGACGCAAGCACAGATTTAACGCCTGCTCCTACCCCATCTAAAGAAGTAGAATCGGGCAACGCTAATCAGAATACTGGTTCAACTAGCGCAACGCAGAATAACACGAGCAACAGTACAAGTTCTAGCGAATCCTTCGAGAACTACTACAACCAGTATCTTGCAGGATACGCAAACAACTTGTTCGGAAATGAGCAACTCGGATTCCACGCTGCTATTCCAGCTGCACAATCGCAAAGCGCAAACGATGCTAACGGTGCTAACGGTGCAAATGCTCAAAATGATAATGGCGTTGCAGCGAATAATGTTGCAGGAGCTGCGCACACTAACACTCTTAGCGCAAGCAGCGCTAACCGCATAGCAGCTGCTCTTGCATCTGGCTCTAAAGCTGCAGCTAAGGATCTTGCTAAAGATCTTGCTAAAGCACAAGATGCTGCTAAGGATTCTGCTGCTAAGAGCGAGTCCAATAAGGATAATGCAAAGAACGACGCAAAGGATTCTGCAAAGAGCAAGTCTAAGAGCGAATCCAAGAATGATTCCAAGAGTGAATCTAGTGAATCCAAGGATGAGTCTAAGAACGCTCAAGCTTCTGGCGGCGCACAAGACGGAGCGCAAAGCGCATCCAACAACACTACGCTTAAGGTTGTTGCAGCTCTAGCGGCTGTTGTTGCAGGAATCGCAGCAATCGGAGGCGGCACTTACTTCGCTCGCCATCGTCGCCCATAA
- the era gene encoding GTPase Era: MNDMKDVNDMSDDMEDMEDMNDEMFANLDPSLKASVEVPDFNGYKSGFVAVVGRPNVGKSTLMNALIGTQIAIASSRPETTRKAIRGILTTPNAQMVLVDTPGIHRPRTLLGQRLNDIVDESLADVDAIAFLLPADQEIGPGDRRILSRLRSDFAKKDASGNWVWKVPLIGIVTKIDTLSRDELVSHLIEIQQFADFTDIVPVSALERDNVDEVKKVLIDNLPEGPKMYPDDQLSEESPSSMIAELIRGAFLEELDDELPHSLAVVVDSIVRPGDGDYTQYSDNKAHVIVSVYVERDSQKPIIIGRGAEHLVRVKKRLRTAVNRITGAKAVLDLHVKVAKGWQSDPKKLERLGF; this comes from the coding sequence ATGAATGATATGAAAGATGTTAATGATATGAGTGACGATATGGAAGATATGGAAGATATGAATGACGAAATGTTTGCTAATTTAGATCCTTCTCTAAAAGCGAGCGTAGAAGTGCCTGATTTTAACGGCTATAAATCGGGATTTGTTGCTGTAGTAGGCAGACCAAACGTTGGAAAATCAACGCTTATGAACGCGCTAATCGGAACGCAAATCGCAATCGCGTCTTCTCGCCCAGAAACAACGCGCAAGGCGATTCGCGGAATCTTAACAACTCCAAACGCGCAAATGGTGTTAGTTGATACTCCAGGAATCCACAGACCGCGCACTTTGCTAGGCCAACGTTTGAACGATATTGTAGACGAGTCGCTTGCGGATGTGGATGCGATTGCTTTCTTGCTTCCAGCAGATCAAGAGATTGGGCCTGGAGATAGAAGAATCTTGAGCCGACTTCGCTCCGACTTTGCCAAAAAAGACGCGTCTGGAAACTGGGTGTGGAAGGTTCCGCTTATTGGAATCGTCACTAAAATTGATACGCTAAGCCGAGATGAGTTGGTGTCTCATTTGATTGAGATTCAACAGTTTGCTGATTTTACTGATATTGTGCCAGTTAGCGCTTTGGAACGCGACAATGTTGACGAAGTTAAGAAGGTTTTGATTGACAATCTTCCAGAAGGTCCGAAGATGTATCCAGACGATCAGCTTAGCGAGGAGAGTCCTTCTAGCATGATTGCGGAGTTGATTCGTGGGGCTTTTCTTGAGGAGCTTGACGACGAGTTGCCACATTCGCTTGCGGTTGTTGTAGATAGCATTGTGCGCCCAGGAGATGGGGACTATACGCAATATAGCGATAATAAAGCGCATGTGATTGTGTCGGTGTATGTTGAGCGCGATTCGCAAAAGCCGATTATTATTGGGCGCGGTGCGGAGCATCTTGTGCGCGTTAAGAAGCGTTTGCGCACTGCGGTGAATCGTATTACGGGCGCTAAAGCTGTGCTCGATTTGCATGTGAAGGTTGCAAAGGGGTGGCAGAGTGACCCTAAGAAGCTTGAGCGCTTGGGGTTCTAG
- a CDS encoding hemolysin family protein — protein sequence MLNNITIPPIPDLPAHMWACLCAIAIVAVLLVWLSLAMAAAEGAVPRVTRSSLNNLMIEEQTNDNESQVVRLRKLARIRRAKKLIADRYATSGACAFVRIVCNVLDGVAFSAIAATLGAPLWLTLLIGLIVAMIVAIVSVLVRPRAVGAAQPVFKLMRLSRIISIAVFMNPFAKIASRGDSQNQSQNHKKNAALSDDEELENIQLDQAKASIDRLVEANDFDPEVSEMMRNVLTLSDTLTREIMVPRTDMICVKNDETLENFLKLCSRSGFSRVPIIGESVDDLEGIAYLKDAVRATVFNPAASERAVSTISRSPMLVPESKPVDDLFHEMQRIRQHVAVVVDEYGGIAGLVTIEDAIEQIVGELEDEHDRTQHADPQEVSKGVWKMPARTPIADLEDIFEVHIDEDDVDTVFGLLTKLLGNVPIVGSSAVTRGLKLTAVDSAGRRKKVSTILVERDIQGFKDIQGLKEDDSAGKSGGKSDSKADAKNNGKNGDKDSSKDSESSQVDGDK from the coding sequence ATGCTAAATAACATTACAATTCCGCCGATTCCCGATTTGCCTGCACATATGTGGGCTTGCTTGTGTGCAATTGCAATAGTCGCAGTTTTGCTTGTGTGGCTTTCGCTTGCAATGGCGGCGGCGGAAGGGGCTGTGCCAAGAGTCACAAGGTCTAGTCTTAATAATCTTATGATTGAAGAACAAACGAACGATAACGAAAGTCAAGTCGTTCGCTTGAGGAAGCTTGCTAGAATTCGCAGAGCAAAAAAGCTTATAGCAGATAGGTATGCTACGAGCGGAGCGTGCGCGTTTGTGCGAATCGTGTGTAATGTGCTGGACGGCGTGGCTTTTTCTGCAATCGCGGCGACTCTTGGTGCGCCTCTTTGGTTAACGCTATTAATCGGGCTAATAGTTGCAATGATTGTTGCAATTGTTTCTGTTCTTGTGCGGCCAAGAGCAGTTGGAGCGGCTCAGCCAGTTTTTAAGCTGATGCGCTTGTCTAGAATAATTTCGATTGCTGTTTTTATGAATCCTTTTGCAAAAATCGCAAGCCGTGGAGATTCGCAAAATCAAAGCCAAAATCATAAGAAGAATGCTGCTCTTTCCGACGACGAAGAGTTGGAAAATATTCAATTAGACCAAGCTAAAGCGAGTATCGATAGGCTTGTGGAAGCAAACGATTTTGACCCAGAAGTTTCAGAGATGATGCGCAACGTGCTTACGCTTTCCGACACGTTAACGCGCGAAATCATGGTTCCGCGAACCGATATGATTTGCGTTAAAAACGACGAAACGCTGGAAAATTTCCTAAAATTGTGCTCAAGATCTGGATTTTCTCGCGTGCCTATAATTGGCGAGTCGGTTGACGATTTGGAAGGAATCGCGTATTTAAAGGATGCTGTGCGCGCAACCGTGTTTAATCCAGCAGCATCTGAGCGCGCGGTTTCTACGATTAGTCGAAGCCCAATGCTTGTACCAGAGTCCAAGCCAGTGGATGATTTGTTCCACGAAATGCAGCGAATCCGCCAGCATGTTGCCGTTGTTGTAGACGAATATGGCGGAATTGCAGGGCTTGTAACGATTGAAGACGCGATTGAGCAGATTGTTGGAGAGCTAGAAGACGAGCACGACCGCACTCAGCACGCGGATCCGCAAGAGGTGAGTAAGGGTGTGTGGAAAATGCCTGCGCGCACGCCTATCGCCGATTTGGAAGATATTTTTGAAGTTCATATAGACGAAGACGATGTAGACACTGTGTTTGGGTTGCTTACCAAGTTGCTTGGAAACGTGCCGATTGTTGGGTCGAGTGCTGTGACGAGAGGTCTTAAGCTAACCGCGGTTGATTCTGCTGGGCGACGCAAGAAAGTCTCCACGATTCTTGTTGAGCGAGATATTCAAGGATTTAAAGATATTCAAGGTCTTAAAGAAGACGATAGCGCTGGAAAGAGCGGCGGAAAGAGTGACAGCAAGGCTGATGCCAAGAATAATGGCAAGAATGGCGATAAAGATAGTAGTAAAGATAGCGAATCATCGCAAGTTGATGGCGATAAATAG
- the ybeY gene encoding rRNA maturation RNase YbeY, producing the protein MSVEVMNETVWQIDPKIFSDLGMWVLQQMRVSVQSDLSITFVDPEPIASLHEKWMDLEGPTDVMSFPMDELTPGSDDKVSEGMLGDLVICPWVAAQQAAAAGHSTMEEMLLLTIHGMLHLLGYDHTTPQEEKQMFGLQRQLLLTFFAARSGELYDATLPDGAVNELEEYEKNHAK; encoded by the coding sequence ATGAGTGTTGAAGTGATGAACGAAACCGTTTGGCAAATCGACCCAAAAATATTCTCCGACCTTGGAATGTGGGTTTTGCAACAAATGCGAGTAAGCGTTCAATCCGATTTGTCAATTACTTTTGTGGACCCAGAGCCAATTGCTAGTCTTCACGAAAAGTGGATGGACTTAGAAGGTCCTACAGACGTTATGAGCTTTCCAATGGACGAGCTGACTCCTGGAAGCGACGACAAAGTGAGTGAAGGAATGCTTGGAGACCTTGTGATTTGCCCGTGGGTGGCGGCTCAACAGGCAGCAGCGGCAGGGCATAGCACAATGGAAGAGATGCTATTGCTCACGATTCACGGAATGTTGCATTTGCTTGGATACGATCACACTACGCCTCAAGAAGAAAAGCAGATGTTCGGCTTGCAAAGGCAGCTTTTGCTAACGTTCTTTGCAGCTAGATCTGGCGAACTTTACGACGCCACTTTGCCAGATGGTGCTGTAAATGAGCTGGAAGAATACGAGAAAAATCATGCTAAATAA